The window CCCTGCACCTGCACACCCCCGAGATCCAAAACACCCATGCCCCCTATGAGCTGGTGGGGCAGATGCGGGCCAGCTTCATCGTCTGGGGGGCCCTCCTCGCCCGGGTGGGCGAGGGGCGGATCTCCCTGCCGGGAGGGTGTGCCTTTGGGGCCAGGCCCGTGGACCAGCACGTGAAGGCCCTAAGGGCCTTGGGGGCGGAGGTGGTGGAGGAGGAAAACACCTTCTACGCCCGCAGGACCCAGCCCCTAAGGGGACGGGTGGTCTTCGACCTGCCCACGGTGGGGGGTACGGAGCAGGCCATGCTGGCCGTGGCCTTAGGGGGAGAGGCCACCTTGGTCCAGGCGGCCATGGAGCCTGAAGTGGAGGACCTGGGCCATTTCCTGCGGATGCTGGGGGTGGAGGTCCAGGGCCTGGGTAGCCCCATCCTCCACATCCGGGGCGCCCAGCGCCTGGGCGGGGGCACCTACCGCATCATCCCCGACCGAATCGAGGCCGGCACCTACCTCCTGGCGGCGGCGGCCACCCGGGGGTCCATCACCCTTTTTGAGGCCCGCCCCGACCACCTGGATGCCCTTTTGGATAAGCTGCAACAGGCCGGGCATAAGGTGGAGGTGGGCCGGGATTGGGTAAGGCTAAAGGCCACCGCCCACCCCGAGCCCTTCGCCGTGGAGGCCCGGGAATACCCTGGCTTCCCCACGGATCTCCAGCCCATCGTGACCGCCTATCTGGCCACGGTGCCCGGGCAGAGCACCGTCACCGACCGGGTCTACCCGGACCGCTTCACCCACGTGGGGGAGCTGGCCCGGATGGGGGCGGAGCTGTACCTGCGGGACCGCACCCTCTTGGTGAACGGGAAGCGGTTGCACGGGGCCCAGGTGAAGGCCCTGGATATCCGCGCCGGGGGCGGACTGGTGGTGGCTGCCCTGGCGGCGGAAGGGGTTTCCGAGATCGAGGGGGTGTACTTCCTGGAGCGGGGCTACGAACACCTGGAGGAACGGCTAGGCGCCTTAGGGGCC of the Thermus caldifontis genome contains:
- the murA gene encoding UDP-N-acetylglucosamine 1-carboxyvinyltransferase, with translation MMLKDSRRGSRILRIEGGQPLSGELRIHPAKNAALPILAASLLTPEPITLLEVPRLRDVEVMLELLSHLGTRYQWEGRTLHLHTPEIQNTHAPYELVGQMRASFIVWGALLARVGEGRISLPGGCAFGARPVDQHVKALRALGAEVVEEENTFYARRTQPLRGRVVFDLPTVGGTEQAMLAVALGGEATLVQAAMEPEVEDLGHFLRMLGVEVQGLGSPILHIRGAQRLGGGTYRIIPDRIEAGTYLLAAAATRGSITLFEARPDHLDALLDKLQQAGHKVEVGRDWVRLKATAHPEPFAVEAREYPGFPTDLQPIVTAYLATVPGQSTVTDRVYPDRFTHVGELARMGAELYLRDRTLLVNGKRLHGAQVKALDIRAGGGLVVAALAAEGVSEIEGVYFLERGYEHLEERLGALGARVNLAEVPLALAAD